The following proteins come from a genomic window of Solea solea chromosome 3, fSolSol10.1, whole genome shotgun sequence:
- the kdm6ba gene encoding lysine-specific demethylase 6B isoform X4 → MHHAVEQFGGRGTRDSFPLDGLNRGPWAPVGGRAWQPPPRCPPGMNQHQFLPHLPPGPMGGLNHPSKYFNNGPMRGGEKLELPQPVLPGLQREQQRPPHLHHPPPHRAWEQLGQLYESHLPPQGHPGVPMPNEHSLRLHNGSYAGSGGPPPNSHVPHTRPSQLLKFGGPQEQHVPRGAQLLGDEMWAQVHQKGYPGKMLGGQLKRPGPPLGEHSVIQHTPPPSLHPSSHLPAAEDCPSPNKKKKSSDQVSHPGLQRFPGRGQPMSQQQPSLHHPPPKPFWNPLHKDNPPWQPHASDCNPSQEFQETNKQRMGSYTQKSSPASSTSSNLSPTPNSSPRSYNQGCAPQPQKDTFQSQAVNHRSPNSTYPSPCSKLGLAPPCQSTEPCGSHNQRGPPIGGHGGSQATSYSASTLTRGDRDPHGQSSPANPPATSKSSSSVPYSHFQPHPGLGHQGPPLPPPPPPAPLASNTSVSQQQQSRPHEAWRYQSRPSSHSLESRIFRPPGLLPQHQQSHNQVIDSRVPSQHHHHINLSLPPTNSTRAPVITPNVPLSQTSNSVSGFSSSIGVTVNTSPSTGCSVNNGNSNSSWQTEREPRPKTSINPVISATSQLDAVQQPGCQRRGQAPTATQHQQQGLPRLQQQGQAKSQPMKEMTSYYPQAEVAHHPAFSSPSLFSSGHQRAGDSVITSRGSNLLPHSPSTYCPAPHSAVNSVNQPSSQIVSSRLGRHQDSVSTQFQINPPASTTVPQSIGEALDKLDAELEGHMQAEERRRRDREEQEQRLREEERRKKEWEMRQKQEEERKRKELKKEEERKKRELERQEEERRRRNWERQEQERKRRQEEERKRRELERQEERKKREFERQEEERKKREWEKKELERKRREQERREAEREGQERKKRELERQEEEKKKQRELEKQKEDRKRMEVEACCAKGKEQTAIENLERLLASNSSLTPPPPRLSSVAAPASGPSPPNSQVSPTYPWLSRGGVLPCPPGQTLTTTTPAERLQPPPLTPQTEYAREKQRQREMWSNNGGMTFSLPSTHNTSGMNKPVYPNKPPAMQAAPTQSKDTSRERESSHPSLPIMALREPPKLYQAFPRENHPPTLSSSSSTGGILNKHVTGSGSDSDSAQFEEEPSEMSTLLPDGLANIMAMLDESIKKEEEMYDSEKIGSTGLFNSFSSHVQPIKSYLCAPDLVPATKHQHNQEDFGSNLHASPPVLSRQGSLASPCSRTSSLNEEDEEYLKPPSVVAKQSVGMGVGNTNYRHSDLAKLYGLPEQTKSEADEDEEEEDSETPSCSPPPQRPHLHQTGVNSMFKSLATVVESQKYAYRGGPFGRPPPSALVGVKYSSSLSLGPDICRQQQSGSPTSDSTNPPFSPAVPALKSSPPLMEDTKLKTEDADIWRDNGERTEEIINSIKKESIPPIKPIKVVKNEQQLMTISESSLAELGKSCEIMLSQQSLPNKKADGREEESHKPEKVKEHRDKDRNRDREREKEKKKHGHSSSRKREERKEKKYRERREEMDFSTASSSSSSTHSSSSHKRHKDGKSHKEKKDRRILGDLNLQSKEGSEKNRSHHDTDKKKRKEASGASSTSEGEHAEWTSRSPGERSSEHKKSSEAGSSLGSTDLLKLKALSDGPPKELKIRLIKVESGDRETFIASEVEEKRIPLGEISIKNTASEIIKSCKAARIKGKFKESYLLPAFSVKPIMTMEEPIPREKLNPPTPSIYLESKRDAFSPVLLQFCTDSKNPVTVIRGLAGSLRLNLGLFSTKSLVEANAEQAVEVRTQVQQPADENWDPSGTGQTWPCESSRSHTTIAKYAQYQASSFQESLQEEKGSDEEEEEEDDKEKKPPNGSETPIKENSKESSSGEQKPVGKIIKFGTNIDLSDPKRWKSQLQELQKLPAFMRVASSGNMLSHVGHTILGMNTVQLYMKVPGSRTPGHQENNNFCSVNINIGPGDCEWFSVHENYWEAINDFCEKHGVDYLTGSWWPVLEDLYKANIPVYRFIQRPGDLVWINAGTVHWVQAVGWCNNIAWNVGPLNGYQYQVALERFEWNEVKKVKSIVPMIHVSWNLARTVKVTDQETYKMLKHCLLQSMKHIQILRDQLVAEGKKISYQSRVKDEPAYYCNECDVEVFNLLFVTSESSSRKTYVVHCEDCARQRSPNLTNVVVLEQCRTEELMSAYDSFSQASSSR, encoded by the exons ATGCATCACGCAGTAGAGCAGTTCGGCGGGCGTGGCACACGGGATTCCTTCCCTCTGGACGGACTCAACCGGGGACCATGGGCTCCTGTGGGCGGCCGCGCCTGGCAGCCACCTCCCAG ATGTCCACCTGGGATGAACCAACACCAGTTCCTCCCCCATCTACCTCCTGGTCCTATGGGAGGACTCAACCACCCCAgtaaatactttaataatgg GCCCATGAGAGGAGGTGAGAAGCTTGAACTCCCACAGCCAGTGTTGCCAGGCCTGCAAAGGGAGCAGCAGAGacctcctcatcttcatcatccacCTCCTCACAGAGCATGGGAACAATTAGGTCAGCTGTATGAATCCCACCTCCCTCCTCAAGGACATCCAGGTGTGCCCATGCCCAATGAGCACTCTCTTCGTCTCCATAATGGAAGCTATGCTGGCAGTGGTGGACCTCCCCCCAACTCACATGTTCCTCACACACGGCCCAGTCAACTGCTGAAG TTTGGGGGTCCTCAGGAGCAGCATGTTCCCCGGGGTGCACAATTGCTGGGAGATGAGATGTGGGCTCAGGTGCACCAG AAAGGTTATCCAGGGAAGATGCTAGGGGGTCAGCTGAAGAGACCAGGACCTCCGCTGGGAGAGCACTCAGTTATCCAGcacactcctcctccatccCTGCATCCGTCATCCCATCTTCCTGCTGCAGAGGACTGTCCCAGCCccaacaagaagaaaaagagttcAGATCAG GTATCCCATCCTGGGCTACAGCGTTTCCCTGGTCGTGGCCAACCCATGTCTCAGCAGCAGCCATCACTCCACCATCCCCCCCCAAAACCTTTCTGGAACCCTCTTCACAAGGACAACCCTCCCTGGCAGCCTCACGCCTCTGACTGCAACCCGTCACAGGAGTTCCAG gaaaccaacaaacaaagaaTGGGCAGCTACACCCAAAAGTCCTCTCCTGCCTCTTCCACCTCTTCAAACCTCTCCCCTACACCAAACTCTTCTCCAAGAAGCTACAACCAGGGATGTGCTCCTCAGCCCCAGAAAGACACATTCCAGTCTCAGGCTGTAAACCATCGGTCCCCTAACTCTACCTACCCTAGCCCCTGCTCCAAACTGGGACTGGCTCCACCCTGCCAGTCCACCGAACCTTGTGGTTCTCACAACCAGAGAGGCCCTCCCATTGGGGGCCATGGTGGCAGCCAAGCTACCTCTTACTCAGCATCTACCCTAACCAGGGGGGACAGAGATCCACATGGGCAATCTTCACCAGCAAACCCCCCTGCAACcagcaagagcagcagcagtgtgcctTACAGCCACTTCCAGCCTCATCCAGGGCTGGGGCACCAGggtccccctcttcctcctccccctcctcctgctcctcttgcCAGCAACACCTCAGTATCTCAGCAACAGCAAAGTCGGCCACATGAGGCCTGGAGATACCAGAGCAGGCCCAGTAGTCACTCCCTG GAGTCGCGCATCTTCAGGCCTCCAGGACTACTACCTCAGCACCAGCAGAGCCACAATCAGGTCATAGATAGTCGGGTTCCTTCCCAGCATCACCATCACATCAATCTTTCCCTGCCCCCAACCAACTCTACCCGAGCACCTGTTATTACCCCTAATGTTCCTTTATCCCAGACCTCCAACTCTGTTAGTGGCTTCAGCAGCTCAATAGGGGTCACAGTAAACACATCTCCCTCTACTGGCTGCTCGGTGAACAAtggcaacagtaacagcagttgGCAAACAGAACGAGAGCCAAGACCTAAAACCTCCATCAATCCTGTCATCAGCGCCACCTCTCAGCTGGATGCTGTACAGCAACCGGGTTGTCAAAGAAGAGGACAAGCTCCCACTGCCACCCAGCATCAGCAACAGGGGCTGCCTAGACTACAACAACAGGGACAGGCCAAGTCCCAACCCATGAAAGAGATGACGTCATATTATCCTCAGGCTGAAGTGGCGCATCATCCTGCCTTTTCCTCACCTTCTTTGTTCTCCTCAGGGCATCAGAGAGCAGGGGACAGTGTGATAACAAGCAGAGGTTCAAATCTACTTCCTCACTCTCCTTCTACGTACTGCCCAGCTCCTCACTCAGCAGTCAACTCTGTGAATCAGCCTTCCAGTCAAATCGTCTCCTCCAGATTGGGTCGTCACCAGGATTCTGTCTCAACACAGTTCCAGATTAATCCACCAGCTTCAACCACTGTACCCCAATCCATCGGGGAGGCTCTAGACAAGCTTGATGCTGAGCTAGAGGGTCACATGCAAGctgaggaaaggaggaggagggacagagaggagcaggagcaaagactgagagaagaggagagaaggaagaaagaatGGGAGATGAGACAAAagcaagaagaggagaggaagaggaaagagctgaaaaaggaggaggaaagaaaaaagagagaactggagagacaggaagaggagaggagaaggagaaattGGGAGAGGCAGgagcaagagagaaagaggaggcaagaagaggagaggaaaagaagagagttGGAGcggcaggaggagaggaaaaagagagaatttgagagacaggaagaggagaggaaaaagcgAGAATGGGAGAAGAAGGAGCTggaaaggaagaggagagaacaAGAGCGGCGAgaagcagagagggaggggcaggagagaaagaagagagagctggagaggcaggaggaagaaaagaaaaaacaaagagaacttGAGAAGCAAAAGGAGGATAGAAAGAGGATGGAGGTAGAAGCATGCTGTGCAAAAGGCAAAGAGCAGACTGCTATTGAAAATCTGGAGAGACTGCTTGCTAGCAACTCCTCCCTAACTCCACCACCTCCCCGCCTTTCCTCTGTTGCTGCACCTGCTTCAGGTCCATCACCTCCCAATTCCCAAGTCTCACCCACATATCCCTGGCTAAGTCGTGGTGGTGTCCTGCCCTGTCCACCAGGTCAGACACTCACAACTACTACTCCGGCAGAGAGGCTgcagcctcctcctctcacaCCTCAGACTGAATATGCCAGAGAAaagcagaggcagagggagatgTGGAGCAACAATGGCGGAATGACATTCAGTCTCCCATCAACACACAATACCTCAGGGATGAACAAGCCGGTATACCCCAACAAGCCCCCGGCAATGCAAGCCGCACCCACCCAATCCAAAGACAcatcaagagagagagaaagcagccATCCCTCTCTCCCTATCATGGCACTTCGAGAGCCCCCCAAACTGTATCAGGCTTTTCCCAGAGAAAACCATCCACCAACACTCTCATCCTCCAGCTCCACTGGAGGAATTCTTAACAAGCATGTGACAGGAAGTGGTAGTGACTCAGACAGTGCACAGTTTGAGGAGGAACCCTCTGAGATGTCCACACTGCTCCCTGATGGTCTTGCAAACATTATGGCTATGCTGGACGAGTCTATCAAAAAGGAAGAGGAGATGTATGACAGTGAGAAGATTGGCTCTACAGGTCTCTTTAACAGCTTTTCCTCTCATGTCCAGCCCATCAAGAGCTACCTGTGTGCTCCAGACCTGGTTCCTGCAACAAAGCATCAACACAACCAGGAAGATTTTGGCTCCAACCTTCATGCAAGCCCTCCTGTGCTCAGCCGCCAAGGCTCTCTTGCATCTCCTTGCAGTCGGACATCTTCCCTcaatgaggaggatgaggaataCCTCAAACCCCCTTCAGTTGTTGCTAAACAGTCAGTAGGAATGGGAGTGGGAAACACCAATTACCGTCACAGTGACCTTGCTAAACTTTACGGCCTCCCTGAGCAGACTAAAAGTGAGgctgatgaagatgaggaggaggaagattcTGAGACCCCATCTTGTTCTCCACCACCCCAAAGACCCCACCTTCACCAAACGGGTGTAAACAGCATGTTTAAGTCTCTAGCAACAGTGGTAGAAAGCCAGAAGTATGCATACAGAGGTGGACCCTTTGGCAGACCCCCTCCATCAGCGCTGGTTGGGGTCAAATATTCATCTTCACTGTCTCTAGGTCCTGATATTTGCCGTCAGCAGCAAAGTGGTTCTCCCACATCGGATTCGACAAATCCACCATTTAGTCCTGCTGTCCCTGCTCTTaagtcctctcctcctctgatggaagacacaaaactgaaaacagaGGATGCTGACATCTGGAGAGATAATGGAGAAAGAACAGAAGAAATTATAAACTCTATAAAGAAGGAGAGCATTCCTCCCATTAAGCCTATTAAGGTGGTTAAGAATGAGCAACAGCTGATGACCATCTCTGAGTCTTCTCTAGCAGAGCTGGGGAAGAGCTGTGAGATCATGCTCAGTCAACAGTCACTTCCTAACAAGAAGGCAGatggcagagaggaggagagccaCAAACCTGAGAAAGTAAAAGAACATAGAGATAAAGACAGaaacagggacagagagagggagaaagagaagaagaagcatgGCCACAGCAGTAGCAGAAAAcgtgaagaaagaaaagaaaagaagtatagagaaaggagagaggagatggATTTTTCTACagcgtcttcatcatcatcttccacCCATTCTAGCTCCAGCCACAAACGCCACAAAGATGGCAAGAGCCACAAGGAGAAGAAGGACCGCAGAATTCTTGGGGACCTCAACCTCCAGAGTAAAGAGGGGTCAGAGAAAAACAGGAGTCACCATgacacagacaaaaagaaacGCAAGGAAGCATCAGGTGCCAGCTCTACCAGTGAAGGAGAGCATGCTGAATGGACCTCAAGGAGTCCTGGAGAAAGATCTTCTGAGCACAAAAAAAGCTCTGAGGCTGGTTCTTCATTAGGTTCCACAGACTTGTTGAAACTGAAGGCTCTGTCTGATGGGCCACCCAAAGAGCTAAAGATCCGCCTTATCAAAGTGGAGAGTGGGGACAGGGAGACATTCATAGCCTCTGAGGTGGAGGAAAAGAGAATCCCATTGGGAGAAATCAGCATCAAGAATACAGCCAGTGAAATCATCAAGTCCTGCAA GGCAGCCAGGATCAAAGGGAAGTTCAAAGAATCTTACTTGCTCCCAGCCTTCTCTGTAAAGCCTATCATGACCATGGAGGAGCCCATACCAAGAGAGAAACTCAACCCTCCTACGCCCAGTATCTAT TTGGAGAGCAAGAGAGACGCCTTctcccctgtgctgctgcagttCTGTACTGACTCTAAAAATCCTGTGACTGTCATCAGAGGCCTCGCTGGATCCCTACGACTTA ACCTGGGGCTGTTTTCTACTAAGTCACTGGTGGAGGCCAATGCAGAGCAGGCAGTGGAGGTGAGGACTCAGGTGCAGCAGCCTGCTGATGAAAATTGGGACCCCAGTGGGACAGGTCAGACATGGCCCTGTGAGAGCAGCCGCTCCCACACCACCATCGCCAAATATGCCCAGTACCAGGCCTCCAGCTTCCAAGAGAGTCTGCAG GAGGAGAAAGgcagtgatgaggaggaggaggaggaggatgacaaGGAGAAGAAGCCACCCAACGGTTCTGAAACTCCCATTAAGGAGAACTCTAAAGAAAGTAGCAG TGGTGAGCAGAAACCTGTCGGGAAGATCATTAAGTTTGGCACCAACATTGACCTGTCGGATCCCAAAAG GTGGAAGTCTCAGCTTCAGGAGTTACAGAAGCTGCCAGCTTTCATGAGAGTGGCATCCAGTGGAAACATGCTGAGTCATGTAGGACACACAATCCTCGGTATGAACACTGTCCAGCTCTACATGAAGGTTCCAGGGAGCCGCACACCAG GTCACCAGGAGAATAATAACTTTTGCTCAGTGAACATCAACATTGGTCCTGGAGACTGTGAGTGGTTCTCTGTCCATGAGAACTACTGGGAGGCCATCAATGACTTCTGTGAAAA GCATGGTGTGGACTACCTGACAGGGTCCTGGTGGCCGGTACTGGAGGACCTTTACAAGGCCAACATCCCAGTGTACCGCTTCATCCAGCGGCCTGGAGACTTGGTGTGGATCAATGCTGGAACTGTTCACTGGGTTCAGGCTGTAGGCTGGTGCAATAACATTGCCTGGAATGTTGGACCTCTGAACG GTTACCAGTACCAGGTGGCCCTGGAACGCTTTGAGTGGAATGAAGTGAAGAAGGTGAAGTCCATCGTCCCCATGATTCATGTGTCCTGGAATCTGGCACGCACTGTCAAGGTCACAGACCAAGAAACATACAAGATGCTCAA ACACTGCCTGCTGCAGTCCATGAAGCACATCCAGATCCTCAGAGACCAACTGGTTGCTGAAGGCAAGAAGATTTCATACCAGAGTCGGGTCAAGGACGAGCCTGCCTACTACTGCAATGAATGTGAT GTGGAGGTGTTCAATTTGTTGTTTGTGACGAgcgagagcagcagcaggaaaacatATGTGGTTCACTGTGAAGACTGTGCACGTCAGCGTAGCCCCAACCTGACCAACGTCGTGGTGCTGGAGCAGTGCCGCACAGAAGAACTCATGAGTGCATACGACTCCTTCAGCCAG gcctcctcctccCGGTGA